In one Spirosoma rigui genomic region, the following are encoded:
- a CDS encoding META domain-containing protein, which translates to MKIMFVGLIMLAASCQSARQTSSFGGGSEKLYAHAWTLIDVEGQAVTPTGTERDAQLLFSTPNRVAGSTGCNRLTGTFELTGTNTIHFSPLATTRMMCPDSQTEARFTKALAAVDTYLVTDSSLTLSKGKTVVARFRASQPQAGN; encoded by the coding sequence ATGAAAATCATGTTTGTCGGTCTCATCATGCTGGCTGCCAGTTGTCAATCAGCCCGCCAGACGTCCTCGTTTGGCGGGGGCAGTGAAAAGCTATACGCCCACGCCTGGACGTTGATCGACGTTGAAGGCCAGGCGGTGACGCCCACCGGAACGGAGCGGGATGCTCAACTGCTGTTTTCGACGCCAAATCGGGTAGCCGGTTCAACGGGATGCAATCGCCTGACGGGCACGTTTGAGTTGACCGGTACCAACACCATTCATTTTTCGCCCCTGGCCACGACGCGTATGATGTGTCCGGACTCCCAGACGGAAGCCCGCTTCACTAAGGCGCTGGCGGCTGTGGATACCTACCTGGTGACCGACTCAAGCCTTACGCTCAGTAAGGGTAAAACAGTTGTAGCCCGGTTCAGGGCCAGTCAGCCGCAAGCGGGCAACTAA
- a CDS encoding phospholipase A has product MTRRFTYFCCTLGMLTGLLNTALRAQADPLFAGKPAFRSLSDRWELDSATRRGTFLITPYKPVYVTAGRWSSDPNEQPVSENPAYNYPFYIPLGRYEARFQFSMKVKALQGIFGKHGDLWVAYTQKSHWQVYNTTFSRPFRETNYEPELILNFATNFSFLGLKTRMLGIAFNHQSNGRAIPLSRSWNRVILHAGFERGKWVVLLRPWLRLPDAEDENPAVTDNIGRADATVIFRTGRNLFSVVGSHSLRGGTKNRGQAQFDWTFPVTGNLRGDLQILHGYGETLIDYNHRQTTIGLAVSLVDWL; this is encoded by the coding sequence ATGACTCGACGCTTTACTTATTTCTGTTGTACGCTTGGTATGCTTACAGGGCTGTTAAACACGGCTTTACGGGCGCAGGCAGATCCCCTCTTTGCCGGAAAACCCGCGTTCCGATCCCTGTCTGACCGTTGGGAACTGGACTCGGCCACCCGGCGGGGTACTTTTCTGATCACCCCCTACAAGCCTGTATACGTTACGGCCGGCCGCTGGTCAAGCGATCCTAACGAGCAGCCTGTCAGCGAAAATCCCGCTTACAACTACCCGTTCTACATCCCGCTGGGGCGCTACGAAGCGCGTTTTCAATTTAGCATGAAGGTGAAAGCGTTGCAGGGTATTTTTGGGAAACACGGCGACTTATGGGTGGCCTACACGCAGAAATCACACTGGCAGGTCTACAACACTACGTTCTCCCGGCCCTTCCGTGAAACTAATTATGAACCGGAGCTGATCCTGAACTTCGCTACGAATTTCTCTTTTCTGGGCCTCAAAACCCGGATGTTGGGCATTGCCTTCAACCACCAGTCCAACGGCCGGGCGATCCCGCTGTCGCGAAGCTGGAACCGGGTTATTCTGCACGCGGGTTTCGAGCGGGGTAAATGGGTTGTGCTGCTACGTCCCTGGCTGCGGCTTCCCGATGCCGAAGATGAAAATCCGGCCGTGACCGACAACATTGGCCGGGCCGACGCTACGGTTATCTTCCGGACCGGCCGGAATCTATTCTCGGTGGTGGGAAGCCACTCACTACGGGGTGGTACCAAGAACCGGGGACAGGCGCAGTTCGACTGGACATTTCCGGTAACGGGTAACCTGCGGGGTGACCTCCAGATTCTGCACGGTTACGGCGAAACGCTGATCGATTACAACCACCGGCAAACGACGATTGGCCTCGCCGTGTCACTGGTCGACTGGCTCTAA
- a CDS encoding FAD-dependent oxidoreductase, with amino-acid sequence MKLPIIFSIDDDQQVLQAIQHDLRKQYRKQYRIMCTTSAREALEALTELKKKDEDVALFLSDQRMPDMTGVEFLTQARKVFPNAKRALLTAYSDIDAAVRAINEVQLDYYIAKPWDPPEEKLYPVLDDLLDNWQSDYKPGFTGLKLVGYQFSPRSHELKDFLAGNLMPYQWLDIEHDPDAQTLLDLHGLTHKDLPVAILEGGKVLVQPTIQEIGAQMGLSPTASESLYDLAIIGAGPAGLAAAVYGGSEGLKTILIDKRAPGGQAGTSSRIENYLGFPAGLSGAELTRRAITQAQRFGVEFLAPQEVVSIESKGQYKHINMTDGSKVVTRAIVLSTGVSYHKLDNESLDRFSGAGVYYGAATTEAFAFKGQPVYIVGGGNSAGQGAMYLSRTASDVYICVRRPDLSETMSQYLIDQIEKTPNIHVIGCTEVVEALGNERLECLVLENMDTHERRTEKAGGLFIFIGTKPLTDWIELDIIKDPKGFIATGRDLGRYAEYRKVWKQNREPYLLETCSPGIFAAGDVRAGAMNRVASAVGEGAMAVSFVHKYLAEN; translated from the coding sequence ATGAAGCTTCCCATTATTTTTTCCATTGATGACGATCAGCAGGTTTTGCAGGCTATCCAGCATGATTTGCGGAAGCAGTATCGGAAACAGTACCGGATCATGTGTACTACGTCGGCCCGGGAAGCCCTGGAAGCGCTGACAGAACTGAAAAAGAAGGATGAAGATGTGGCCCTGTTTCTGTCGGATCAGCGCATGCCCGACATGACCGGTGTCGAATTTCTGACGCAGGCCCGCAAAGTATTTCCCAACGCCAAACGGGCGTTGTTAACGGCCTATTCCGACATTGACGCGGCTGTGCGGGCGATCAATGAGGTACAACTCGATTATTACATTGCCAAACCCTGGGACCCGCCCGAGGAAAAGCTGTATCCGGTGCTCGACGATTTGCTCGATAACTGGCAGTCCGATTACAAGCCTGGCTTCACGGGACTGAAGTTGGTCGGCTACCAATTTTCGCCCCGTTCGCACGAACTGAAAGATTTTCTGGCGGGCAATCTCATGCCGTATCAGTGGCTCGATATTGAGCATGATCCGGATGCCCAGACGCTGCTCGATCTGCACGGCCTGACGCACAAAGACCTGCCCGTGGCTATTCTGGAAGGGGGAAAAGTACTCGTGCAACCCACTATTCAGGAGATAGGAGCCCAGATGGGATTAAGTCCAACCGCGTCGGAATCGCTTTACGACCTGGCGATCATTGGCGCCGGTCCCGCCGGATTGGCGGCTGCTGTCTACGGTGGTTCGGAGGGGTTAAAAACGATTTTGATCGACAAACGGGCACCGGGCGGGCAGGCCGGTACCAGCTCACGAATCGAAAACTACCTGGGCTTCCCGGCTGGTCTGAGCGGTGCTGAACTCACCCGGCGTGCTATTACGCAGGCCCAACGCTTCGGGGTCGAGTTTCTGGCTCCCCAAGAAGTGGTATCCATTGAGTCGAAGGGCCAGTACAAGCACATCAATATGACCGATGGTAGCAAAGTGGTGACGCGCGCCATTGTGCTCAGCACGGGTGTATCGTACCACAAGCTGGACAACGAAAGCCTGGACCGCTTCTCGGGAGCGGGGGTCTACTACGGAGCCGCTACTACTGAAGCCTTTGCCTTCAAGGGTCAGCCGGTCTACATTGTCGGGGGCGGCAACTCCGCCGGGCAGGGGGCCATGTATCTGTCGCGGACGGCCTCCGACGTGTATATCTGTGTCCGGCGGCCTGACCTGTCCGAAACCATGTCGCAGTACCTCATTGACCAGATCGAGAAGACTCCCAACATCCACGTGATAGGTTGCACGGAAGTGGTTGAAGCCCTGGGTAACGAACGGCTGGAATGCCTGGTGCTGGAGAACATGGATACCCACGAACGGCGGACCGAAAAAGCGGGCGGCCTGTTTATTTTTATCGGGACCAAGCCCCTGACCGACTGGATCGAGCTGGATATAATCAAGGACCCCAAGGGATTCATTGCCACGGGTCGCGATCTGGGCCGCTATGCCGAGTACCGGAAAGTGTGGAAACAGAACCGGGAACCGTACCTACTCGAAACGTGTAGCCCCGGCATTTTCGCGGCTGGTGACGTGCGGGCTGGGGCCATGAACCGCGTGGCGTCGGCGGTGGGTGAAGGGGCCATGGCTGTAAGTTTCGTGCATAAGTATCTGGCCGAAAACTGA
- the rimK gene encoding 30S ribosomal protein S6--L-glutamate ligase — protein MRIAILSANPALYSTIRLLEAVHQRGHEGVLVNHLNCQVMIEGGNPSVLYEGKTLEAFDAIVPRIGASVTDYGCAIVRQFEMMKVFTTAKSQAIMRSRNKLRSLQVLSKAGVELPKTVFANHPKNGSVTQLIELVGGPPVVIKLLEGTQGIGVVLAETTKAAKSTIEAFYGLKKHVLVQEFVAEAKGADIRAFVIGGRVVGAIRRQGLEGEFRSNLHRGGNAVAVTLTPDEEKTAIEAARALGLKVAGVDMLPSDRGPLVLEVNSSPGLEGIETATRIDVATEIIAYIEDKIRADEGDIVGV, from the coding sequence ATGCGTATTGCCATTTTATCGGCCAATCCGGCTCTGTACTCGACCATACGACTGCTCGAAGCGGTGCACCAGCGCGGGCATGAGGGTGTTTTGGTAAATCACCTCAACTGCCAGGTCATGATCGAAGGCGGTAACCCCTCGGTCCTCTACGAAGGGAAAACGCTGGAAGCGTTCGACGCGATCGTACCCCGGATTGGTGCATCGGTGACTGACTACGGCTGCGCGATCGTTCGCCAGTTCGAGATGATGAAGGTGTTCACGACGGCCAAGTCGCAGGCCATCATGCGTTCCCGCAATAAACTCCGCAGCCTGCAGGTACTATCGAAAGCGGGCGTTGAACTGCCAAAAACGGTTTTTGCCAACCACCCCAAAAACGGCAGTGTCACCCAGCTGATCGAACTGGTAGGCGGCCCACCCGTTGTGATCAAGCTGCTGGAAGGTACGCAGGGAATTGGCGTGGTGCTGGCTGAAACCACCAAAGCGGCTAAATCGACCATCGAAGCGTTTTACGGGTTGAAAAAACACGTGCTGGTGCAGGAGTTCGTTGCCGAAGCCAAAGGGGCCGACATCCGCGCGTTTGTCATTGGCGGCCGGGTGGTGGGCGCCATTCGTCGGCAGGGGCTGGAGGGCGAGTTTCGGTCTAACCTGCACCGGGGAGGTAATGCCGTAGCCGTGACGCTCACGCCCGACGAAGAAAAAACCGCCATTGAGGCCGCCCGCGCCCTGGGTCTGAAAGTAGCCGGGGTCGACATGCTGCCCTCCGACCGGGGGCCGCTGGTGCTCGAAGTTAATTCATCGCCGGGGCTGGAGGGGATCGAAACCGCCACCCGTATTGATGTTGCCACCGAGATTATCGCCTACATTGAAGATAAAATCCGGGCCGATGAAGGCGATATTGTCGGCGTGTAG
- a CDS encoding UBP-type zinc finger domain-containing protein — MLNKKTCDHLLALTSIVPAQTYQCEECIKTGDTWVHLRTCQTCGTTLCCDSSPNQHATKHFRASGHPVVASAEPGERWVWCYADEQMAEY; from the coding sequence ATGCTCAACAAAAAAACCTGTGATCACCTGCTGGCGTTGACCAGCATTGTGCCGGCTCAGACCTATCAATGCGAAGAGTGCATCAAGACCGGCGACACCTGGGTACACCTGCGTACCTGCCAGACCTGCGGCACGACGCTCTGCTGCGATTCATCGCCCAACCAGCACGCAACGAAGCATTTTCGCGCCAGTGGCCACCCCGTTGTGGCGTCGGCTGAACCAGGCGAACGGTGGGTATGGTGCTATGCCGATGAACAGATGGCCGAGTACTAA
- a CDS encoding ChaN family lipoprotein gives MRFALVLLCLLAFSFRPDRPAYRIYDAKLKATTYAKLLRQAADADVVLFGELHNNPICHWLELQLTKDLADQKKGNLVLGAEMFEADNQTALSDYVQGRTTGTELAKQARLWPNFDTDYKPIVDVARELKIPFVATNVPRRYASLVSRKGLAALDTLSETAKSQMAPLPLTVDLTLPGYQAMLEMMGGSAHGADSKTANPHGGNGDVAANFARAQAIKDATMAYFILQNLKPGQTALHFNGDYHSKNFEGIVWYLRKNRPGLKIMTLSSVELADPDKPATENRALGDFVLAIPADMTKTY, from the coding sequence ATGCGATTTGCCCTTGTTCTGCTTTGTCTGCTGGCGTTCTCGTTCCGCCCCGACCGGCCTGCTTACCGGATCTACGACGCTAAACTGAAAGCAACGACCTACGCCAAATTGCTTCGGCAGGCCGCCGATGCCGACGTAGTCCTGTTTGGTGAATTACACAACAACCCCATTTGCCACTGGCTCGAACTCCAGCTTACCAAAGACCTGGCCGACCAGAAAAAAGGCAACCTGGTCTTGGGTGCAGAAATGTTCGAAGCCGATAACCAGACGGCCCTCAGCGACTACGTTCAGGGACGAACAACCGGCACTGAACTGGCCAAACAGGCGCGGCTCTGGCCCAATTTTGACACCGACTATAAACCGATCGTCGACGTGGCCCGCGAGCTGAAAATTCCTTTCGTAGCAACCAACGTACCCCGCCGGTATGCCAGCCTGGTATCCCGCAAGGGATTGGCAGCCCTCGATACGCTCTCCGAAACGGCCAAGAGCCAGATGGCTCCCCTACCCCTCACCGTCGACCTGACGCTGCCGGGCTACCAGGCCATGCTGGAGATGATGGGCGGTTCGGCCCACGGGGCCGACAGCAAAACGGCCAACCCACACGGCGGCAATGGCGATGTGGCTGCGAACTTTGCCCGCGCCCAGGCCATCAAGGACGCCACCATGGCTTATTTCATCCTGCAGAATCTAAAACCGGGCCAAACGGCACTGCATTTCAACGGCGACTACCATTCCAAGAACTTTGAGGGTATTGTATGGTACCTGCGCAAAAACCGCCCCGGCCTGAAAATCATGACCCTCTCGTCGGTCGAGCTGGCGGATCCCGACAAGCCCGCTACCGAGAACCGGGCCCTCGGCGATTTTGTCCTGGCTATTCCCGCCGACATGACGAAGACGTATTAA
- a CDS encoding ATP-dependent zinc protease family protein has translation MKSKQIIGMTDLVDFPDLGLFDVQAKVDTGAFTSALHCKQVKLVRVGPRTKLSFWLIDKTGEPARQFYSDDFSQRMIRNSFGVSEKRYVIKTRIVLFGRTIKTEFTLADRERLKNPVLLGRKLLRNRFIVDVSETNLSYQLKKSR, from the coding sequence ATGAAATCCAAGCAGATTATTGGCATGACAGACCTTGTCGACTTTCCCGACTTGGGGCTGTTCGACGTGCAGGCGAAGGTTGATACGGGGGCGTTTACGTCGGCATTGCACTGCAAACAGGTGAAGCTGGTGCGGGTTGGCCCGCGAACAAAACTGAGTTTCTGGCTGATCGATAAAACCGGCGAGCCCGCCCGGCAATTTTACAGTGATGACTTCAGCCAGCGTATGATCCGCAACTCGTTTGGGGTGTCCGAAAAGCGGTACGTTATCAAAACCCGAATTGTCTTATTCGGCCGCACCATCAAGACCGAGTTCACCCTTGCCGACCGGGAGCGGCTCAAGAATCCGGTGCTGCTGGGGCGTAAGCTGCTCCGCAATCGATTTATTGTCGACGTATCCGAAACAAATCTGTCGTATCAACTCAAAAAAAGTCGGTGA
- a CDS encoding tellurite resistance TerB family protein: protein MGVQDVYMALGSLVYAIAKADGQLHPMESKAIRQLLEQEPFGDVARCSFTLREFHGETADQAYAFALRHFRTNRIFMDDSRKADFLWIAESIARAHNSVAVTEQQLISRLRNDFNTL, encoded by the coding sequence ATGGGTGTTCAGGATGTTTATATGGCGCTGGGAAGCCTGGTGTATGCCATAGCCAAGGCCGATGGTCAACTCCATCCCATGGAGAGCAAGGCCATCCGTCAGTTACTTGAACAGGAGCCTTTCGGCGACGTAGCCCGGTGTTCGTTCACCCTCCGGGAATTTCACGGTGAAACTGCCGATCAGGCGTATGCCTTTGCCCTGCGGCATTTCCGGACGAACCGGATCTTTATGGATGACTCGCGGAAAGCCGATTTTTTGTGGATAGCGGAGTCGATTGCCCGCGCCCACAACTCCGTTGCCGTTACGGAACAGCAGTTAATTAGCCGGCTACGAAACGACTTCAATACGCTCTGA
- a CDS encoding helix-turn-helix domain-containing protein, producing the protein MILFYAVLTSSVLSILVGGLLWQKKQPNTYAQRFLSGLLLLYGYIGFISSLVINGTILQVPHFFRTAAPLYYISGPLLYLYVRSSLRSETRFDWRYSWLFLPAVLNFIEFIPFYAQSAAYKTAHLKALAFTTTQNSLTVVREGWAPASFHPIGYTLSGLIYAILAGVLLRNYLRGEGKSKLVNPVYRDWIKAFVLIQLVANIVWTLNMFLVRDTPYFNYTINSIYVITQFTICIYIIQRPALLYGVYWLNRKEAPVSTVPDRVASAVLLKNPVPIAPVPAKPEKAEAGNGLRKGGVTGPSEADVQEKLQLLEQYMVNQKPYLQPRLSLADVSVATNIPPYLLSSVLNGVLGVDFRDYVNEQRVRHLCTLLQRGDYGHLTLEGIGMEAGFSSKTTFYRAFQKHTGLTPHQYALQNGPEGSEPQQA; encoded by the coding sequence ATGATTTTGTTCTACGCCGTTCTTACAAGCAGTGTATTGTCGATACTGGTAGGCGGCTTGCTTTGGCAGAAAAAACAGCCCAATACCTACGCTCAGCGATTTTTGTCGGGCCTGCTGCTGCTGTACGGATACATCGGATTTATTTCGTCGCTGGTCATAAACGGTACTATCCTGCAGGTGCCTCACTTTTTTCGGACGGCGGCTCCGCTCTACTACATATCCGGTCCTTTACTATACCTCTACGTCCGGTCGTCACTGCGGTCCGAAACGCGCTTCGACTGGCGGTATAGCTGGTTGTTTCTGCCCGCTGTCCTGAACTTCATCGAGTTTATTCCTTTCTACGCTCAGTCGGCGGCCTATAAAACAGCGCACCTGAAAGCGCTGGCGTTCACGACCACCCAAAACTCGCTGACTGTTGTGCGTGAGGGCTGGGCTCCCGCTTCCTTTCACCCCATCGGGTATACGCTTTCCGGGCTTATATACGCTATCCTGGCGGGGGTGCTGCTGCGAAATTACCTGCGGGGGGAGGGCAAAAGCAAGCTGGTCAACCCTGTATACCGGGACTGGATCAAGGCGTTTGTGCTCATTCAACTGGTTGCCAACATCGTATGGACGTTGAACATGTTTCTGGTGCGCGATACACCGTATTTCAATTACACGATCAACAGCATTTACGTTATCACGCAGTTTACCATCTGCATCTATATCATCCAGCGGCCCGCTTTGCTGTATGGTGTTTATTGGCTCAACCGCAAGGAAGCACCCGTCAGTACGGTGCCCGATCGCGTGGCATCGGCGGTACTTCTGAAAAATCCGGTTCCCATAGCACCTGTTCCGGCAAAGCCGGAAAAAGCAGAGGCTGGCAACGGGCTCCGGAAAGGTGGCGTGACAGGTCCGTCGGAAGCCGATGTTCAGGAAAAGCTACAACTGCTGGAGCAGTATATGGTCAATCAGAAGCCTTACCTGCAACCCCGCCTGTCACTGGCCGATGTGTCGGTGGCAACCAATATCCCCCCCTATCTATTGTCGTCGGTGCTGAATGGTGTACTGGGTGTCGATTTTCGCGATTATGTGAATGAACAGCGGGTTCGTCATTTGTGTACTCTTTTGCAGCGGGGTGATTATGGACATCTAACACTGGAAGGTATTGGCATGGAAGCGGGATTTTCGTCGAAAACAACCTTCTACCGGGCTTTTCAGAAGCATACGGGTCTAACCCCTCACCAGTATGCCCTGCAGAATGGACCTGAAGGCAGCGAGCCGCAACAGGCGTAA
- a CDS encoding sensor histidine kinase: MTLLESLRQFPAFETVPEAQLQWLIDRSEEESLPIHHVINNPGDMVDHLILVIDGLIVIDSGQSGPSDDIATFGPKTFLGLLPFSRLKHIRNRVITEAPTHVLRLHRDHLRELSQLHYELTEALVQQMTTRVREMTRQTQQEDKMASLGRLSAGLAHELNNPVAAVVRSADTLKTHMRATPENFKAIMHLNLTDEQVDSVDTAFFSKVDQRITLSLLERTSLEDDVTDWLDDHGVDDSVDLAGPLVEFGFTTDDLDTILDKIGDQNLAGVVGWLVNNLVTEKLVMDISEASKRISTLVGSIKNYTHMDRGVGKEQVPLAEGIRNTLTLLDHKLRSKHIGLTLNLPDDLPPVCGWPGELNQLWTNLIDNAIDALPDGGQLTISSAPDGTDFVLTKVTDNGPGIPADIQDKIFEPFFTTKEIGKGTGLGLDIAQGVVKHHNGSIKVASEPGNTVFSVCLPIQ, translated from the coding sequence ATGACCTTACTCGAATCACTCCGTCAGTTTCCGGCTTTCGAAACGGTGCCTGAGGCACAACTTCAGTGGCTCATCGACCGCTCGGAAGAAGAGTCACTCCCGATCCATCACGTCATTAACAACCCCGGCGACATGGTTGATCATCTGATTCTGGTGATCGACGGCCTTATTGTAATTGATAGCGGGCAGAGTGGTCCCAGTGATGATATTGCTACATTTGGTCCCAAAACATTTCTGGGTCTGCTGCCCTTCTCGCGACTCAAACATATTCGGAACCGGGTCATTACCGAAGCGCCCACCCACGTGCTCCGGCTTCACCGCGATCATCTGCGCGAGCTTTCCCAGTTGCACTACGAGCTGACCGAAGCCCTCGTTCAGCAGATGACGACCCGCGTTCGGGAAATGACGCGGCAAACGCAGCAGGAAGACAAAATGGCTTCGCTGGGACGGCTATCGGCGGGACTTGCGCACGAGCTGAATAACCCCGTGGCGGCTGTTGTGCGCTCGGCCGATACGCTCAAGACCCACATGCGCGCCACGCCCGAGAACTTCAAAGCCATCATGCACCTCAACCTGACCGACGAGCAGGTGGACTCGGTCGATACCGCTTTTTTCAGTAAGGTCGATCAGCGCATTACTCTCTCGCTACTGGAGCGAACCTCGCTGGAAGACGACGTAACCGACTGGCTCGATGATCATGGTGTCGATGATTCGGTCGATCTGGCTGGCCCGCTGGTTGAGTTCGGCTTTACCACCGATGACCTGGACACGATTCTGGACAAAATAGGTGATCAGAATCTGGCGGGTGTGGTGGGCTGGCTCGTCAACAACCTGGTTACCGAAAAGCTGGTGATGGACATCAGCGAAGCCTCCAAACGCATTTCGACGCTGGTTGGCTCCATCAAAAACTACACCCACATGGATCGGGGCGTGGGCAAGGAACAGGTGCCGCTGGCCGAAGGTATCCGTAACACGCTCACGCTGCTGGACCACAAACTCCGTAGCAAACACATTGGGCTGACCCTGAACCTGCCCGACGATCTACCGCCGGTATGCGGCTGGCCGGGCGAACTTAACCAGCTCTGGACCAACCTGATCGACAACGCCATTGATGCCCTGCCCGATGGCGGGCAACTGACAATCAGCAGTGCGCCCGACGGAACCGATTTTGTGCTGACGAAAGTAACCGACAACGGACCCGGTATTCCGGCAGATATACAGGATAAAATATTCGAGCCGTTTTTTACGACCAAGGAGATAGGTAAAGGAACGGGCCTGGGTCTCGACATTGCGCAGGGCGTTGTTAAACACCATAATGGTTCTATAAAGGTGGCCTCCGAGCCGGGCAATACCGTGTTTAGCGTATGTTTGCCAATTCAATAA
- a CDS encoding lipase family protein → MKARSISFIFVLICLSAGQLCAQNRLKPGFEKAEAIEMLKVAGGFVDSVIIGDPTTCKRVYRSPIVGLDNVWDLWQRNDGVGVISLRGTTLNAVSWLENFYAAMVPATGQLQLAPNETFSYKLARDPRAAVHAGWVIGMAYLAKDIMPKLDSAVKKGTREFIITGDSQGGALAYLMTSYLHSQLGNRLPTDMRFKTYCIAGPKPGNLYYAYDYENLTQGGWGFNVVNSSDWVPEIPMSIQTTDDFNKTNPFVGVPQAIRSQKFFKRIALNYAFGKLDKPTRKAQKSYQKFLGNYMERIVQKNLPNYRSPVYARTNNYVRTGQTVVLLADDSYRQKFPDTEKKLFQHHLLPAYFYLMNQLK, encoded by the coding sequence ATGAAAGCACGTTCTATTTCTTTCATTTTCGTTTTAATCTGCCTGTCTGCCGGACAGCTGTGTGCCCAGAACCGTCTGAAACCCGGTTTCGAAAAAGCGGAAGCCATTGAAATGCTCAAGGTAGCGGGCGGCTTTGTGGACTCGGTCATCATTGGCGATCCTACTACCTGCAAACGCGTGTACCGGTCGCCCATTGTGGGTCTGGATAACGTCTGGGATTTGTGGCAGCGCAATGATGGCGTTGGTGTTATCAGTCTCCGCGGCACAACGCTCAATGCCGTCAGCTGGCTCGAAAATTTTTACGCGGCTATGGTTCCTGCCACCGGCCAGCTGCAGCTGGCGCCCAACGAAACCTTTTCGTACAAACTGGCCCGGGACCCGCGGGCGGCCGTCCACGCGGGCTGGGTTATCGGGATGGCATATCTGGCGAAGGACATCATGCCCAAACTCGACTCGGCAGTAAAAAAAGGAACCCGCGAGTTCATCATTACGGGCGACAGCCAGGGCGGTGCGCTTGCTTATCTGATGACATCCTACCTACACAGCCAGCTGGGGAACCGACTTCCGACCGACATGCGCTTCAAGACCTACTGCATTGCGGGTCCCAAACCCGGTAACCTGTACTACGCCTACGATTACGAAAATCTGACGCAGGGCGGCTGGGGATTTAACGTTGTTAACTCCTCCGACTGGGTGCCCGAGATTCCCATGTCGATTCAGACAACGGATGATTTTAACAAAACAAATCCCTTCGTGGGTGTTCCGCAGGCCATTCGCAGTCAGAAGTTTTTCAAACGCATTGCGCTCAACTATGCGTTTGGCAAGCTGGACAAACCCACCCGGAAGGCTCAGAAAAGCTATCAGAAGTTTTTGGGTAATTACATGGAACGGATTGTGCAGAAAAACCTGCCCAATTACCGCTCGCCCGTTTATGCTCGTACCAATAACTACGTTCGAACCGGGCAAACAGTGGTCCTGCTAGCCGACGACAGCTACCGGCAGAAGTTTCCCGATACGGAGAAAAAATTATTCCAGCACCACCTGTTACCCGCTTATTTCTACCTCATGAATCAGCTGAAATAA